The Halomonas sp. KG2 genome contains a region encoding:
- the ftsL gene encoding cell division protein FtsL: MSMDRIERWASTLRTEWPFKLRFRAWPVILIALFLACIVTGGLVVATTHMTRVQYAQLQQLEQEKNQLQTEWGQLLLEEGAWSTPARVEQIATERLEMRIPDVNDVEVIRP, from the coding sequence ATGAGCATGGATCGGATAGAGCGTTGGGCGTCAACGCTGCGCACCGAATGGCCTTTCAAGCTACGTTTTCGAGCTTGGCCGGTTATCCTTATTGCGCTGTTCTTAGCGTGTATCGTTACCGGTGGTTTAGTGGTTGCCACCACGCATATGACGCGAGTGCAGTATGCGCAGCTACAGCAGTTAGAGCAGGAAAAAAATCAGCTGCAAACCGAGTGGGGGCAGCTGCTATTGGAAGAGGGGGCGTGGTCTACTCCGGCCCGTGTAGAGCAAATTGCTACGGAACGGCTTGAAATGCGCATTCCCGATGTGAATGATGTCGAGGTGATTCGACCATGA
- a CDS encoding ClpXP protease specificity-enhancing factor produces the protein MKSSRPYLARALYEWLLDNELTPYVVVDATQPGVEVPRQFVQNGQIVLNVAPTAVRDLFMENQAMGFNARFGGQPMQVMIPTPALIAIYARENGAGMVFGHEPELDAAEFDDAELDGNFSDAFDESSKPELTVTEPVPEKEGDVSALPSKKAKKKPTLRVVK, from the coding sequence ATGAAATCGAGCCGTCCCTATCTCGCCCGAGCTCTCTATGAGTGGCTGTTGGATAATGAGTTGACGCCTTATGTGGTGGTTGATGCTACTCAGCCAGGCGTGGAAGTGCCGCGTCAGTTTGTTCAAAATGGACAAATTGTGTTGAATGTAGCGCCGACTGCTGTGCGTGACCTGTTTATGGAAAATCAGGCCATGGGGTTTAACGCTCGCTTTGGTGGCCAGCCTATGCAGGTAATGATTCCTACGCCTGCGCTTATCGCGATCTATGCTCGTGAAAATGGTGCTGGTATGGTGTTTGGGCATGAGCCAGAGCTGGATGCGGCAGAGTTTGATGATGCTGAGTTAGATGGCAACTTTTCAGACGCTTTTGATGAATCGTCTAAGCCTGAGTTAACAGTAACAGAGCCTGTCCCTGAAAAAGAGGGCGACGTTTCTGCGCTGCCATCTAAAAAGGCTAAGAAAAAGCCAACGCTACGCGTGGTTAAGTAG
- the rsmI gene encoding 16S rRNA (cytidine(1402)-2'-O)-methyltransferase, whose amino-acid sequence MTHQHPGILYVVATPIGNLEDLSPRAARVLAEVSRIAAEDTRHSGRLLAHLGINKPMLSLHEHNEARRVDTLDGYLMAGENVALISDAGTPLICDPGFVLVRELRLRGRQVVPLPGPCALVSALSAAGLPTDRFTFGGFLPSKPSARRQALEKWQSREETLVFYESPHRIEHTLESLCEQMPERAVVLARELTKTYETFLQGSPSSLLEQLRQDPNQGRGEFVVMIAGAPPAVQSDEQSITADELLKAMLAEGVGVKQGAAVAAKMLGGRKQEWYARLQALKGGH is encoded by the coding sequence ATGACACACCAGCATCCGGGTATATTGTACGTGGTTGCAACACCAATTGGGAATTTGGAAGACTTATCGCCACGGGCTGCTCGGGTATTAGCGGAGGTATCACGTATTGCTGCGGAGGATACACGCCACAGCGGTCGCTTGTTAGCGCATTTGGGCATTAATAAGCCGATGCTCTCACTGCATGAGCATAATGAAGCACGGCGAGTCGATACGCTGGATGGTTACTTAATGGCGGGGGAGAATGTTGCCCTAATTAGTGATGCGGGGACGCCGCTTATATGTGATCCGGGGTTCGTGTTGGTAAGAGAGTTGCGATTGCGGGGTAGGCAGGTGGTGCCGCTTCCTGGGCCTTGTGCGCTAGTCAGTGCGCTTTCAGCGGCTGGGTTGCCGACTGATAGGTTTACATTTGGTGGATTTTTGCCATCCAAGCCGAGTGCGCGACGGCAAGCGCTTGAAAAATGGCAGTCTCGAGAAGAAACGCTGGTTTTTTACGAGTCACCTCACCGTATTGAGCACACGCTTGAATCGTTATGTGAGCAAATGCCTGAGCGAGCGGTTGTTCTGGCGCGAGAATTGACCAAAACGTATGAGACTTTTTTGCAGGGCTCGCCTTCCTCATTGCTTGAGCAGCTTAGGCAAGACCCTAACCAAGGTCGTGGAGAATTTGTCGTAATGATTGCTGGGGCGCCGCCCGCTGTTCAAAGCGATGAGCAATCTATTACTGCTGATGAGCTGCTTAAAGCAATGCTAGCAGAGGGTGTTGGCGTCAAGCAGGGGGCAGCCGTTGCTGCAAAAATGCTCGGCGGCCGAAAGCAGGAATGGTACGCAAGATTGCAAGCATTGAAAGGTGGGCATTGA
- a CDS encoding UDP-N-acetylmuramoyl-L-alanyl-D-glutamate--2,6-diaminopimelate ligase — protein sequence MRLSPESLWVALKQVWPNAVLPKELPKLPEQLRLVTDTRKLAMGDVFVAVPGSQRDGYEFVDQALAAGASLVLAHTKEGGVSLDGQILYLPHLSMRLGELGRTLFSVPKDLQVIGVTGTNGKSSVTHYIAALSELLGKPAGVIGTLGVGRLGQLVDTGLTTPGSLAMQETLADLANQGVKRVALEVSSHALEQRRLDAVNVAAGVFTNLTRDHLDYHGSMAAYAAAKAKLFRRSELVLAVVNANDPLARLMLAGCDSRVRVLAVGDDEAVTLRVIGWHPHEHGQQALVATPEGEKTLNLGLMGRFNLDNVLLAISVLYGLGEPLDQLFESATELGPVPGRMALYREVNAPSVVIDYAHTPDALANALEALKEHLGSTGKLWCLFGCGGERDTGKRTEMAAVAEQRADRVIVTDDNPRTESAEQIRQQIISGFSAAAAFTEIGDRSQAICHAVQQADPQDVILVAGKGHEAYQHIGNVRHDYQDSEQVIKAFKLRAAM from the coding sequence ATGAGGTTGTCCCCAGAGAGTCTATGGGTAGCGCTAAAGCAGGTTTGGCCTAACGCCGTGTTACCTAAGGAGCTGCCTAAATTGCCAGAGCAGCTTCGCTTAGTGACGGATACGCGTAAGTTGGCGATGGGCGATGTATTTGTGGCTGTCCCTGGTAGTCAGCGTGATGGTTATGAGTTTGTTGATCAAGCATTGGCAGCAGGTGCGTCGCTCGTTTTGGCGCACACGAAAGAAGGGGGTGTTTCACTGGACGGGCAAATACTTTATTTGCCTCATCTGTCTATGCGACTTGGCGAGCTAGGTCGCACACTGTTTTCTGTTCCCAAAGACCTTCAGGTGATTGGGGTGACGGGCACCAATGGGAAAAGCTCTGTTACCCATTACATAGCAGCGTTAAGTGAACTGCTTGGCAAGCCTGCTGGAGTGATCGGAACATTGGGTGTTGGTCGCCTTGGCCAATTGGTCGACACAGGCCTTACTACGCCTGGTTCATTGGCAATGCAAGAAACCTTGGCTGATTTAGCGAATCAAGGCGTCAAGCGTGTGGCGCTTGAAGTTTCTTCACATGCCCTTGAGCAACGCCGTTTAGACGCAGTGAACGTCGCCGCAGGAGTATTCACCAACCTGACACGAGATCACCTTGATTACCATGGCAGTATGGCGGCTTATGCCGCTGCAAAAGCAAAGTTGTTCCGGCGTTCTGAGCTAGTGCTTGCGGTCGTCAATGCAAATGATCCTCTTGCGCGGCTAATGTTGGCAGGCTGTGATAGCCGTGTGCGTGTTTTGGCAGTAGGCGACGATGAAGCAGTGACGCTGCGCGTGATTGGTTGGCATCCCCATGAGCATGGTCAACAGGCTCTTGTTGCTACGCCAGAAGGTGAAAAGACGCTTAATCTTGGTTTGATGGGGCGGTTTAATCTAGACAATGTGCTGTTAGCCATTAGTGTGCTTTATGGGTTGGGCGAGCCTTTAGACCAGTTGTTTGAGTCGGCAACTGAGTTGGGGCCAGTACCTGGGCGTATGGCGTTATACCGCGAGGTTAATGCGCCCAGCGTTGTTATCGACTATGCCCACACGCCGGATGCATTAGCTAATGCTCTCGAAGCGCTGAAAGAGCATTTAGGGAGCACTGGAAAGCTATGGTGCCTGTTCGGTTGTGGTGGTGAGCGTGATACGGGGAAGCGAACAGAAATGGCTGCAGTGGCGGAGCAGCGAGCTGACCGCGTGATCGTTACTGACGATAATCCGCGTACGGAGTCTGCCGAGCAAATTCGTCAACAAATTATTTCGGGGTTTTCTGCTGCGGCTGCCTTTACGGAAATAGGTGATCGTAGTCAGGCGATTTGTCATGCGGTTCAGCAGGCTGATCCCCAGGACGTTATCTTGGTGGCCGGAAAGGGTCATGAGGCCTATCAGCACATCGGTAACGTGCGTCATGACTACCAAGATAGCGAACAAGTGATTAAAGCCTTCAAACTTAGGGCTGCCATGTGA
- a CDS encoding phosphoheptose isomerase produces the protein MDFQSRILNHFNASIDTKTYASEVLPPFIEVASQMMVQCLVNEGKVLACGNGGSAGDSQHFSSELLNRFERERPSLPALALTTDTSTLTSIANDYSYNEVFSKQIRALGQPGDVLLAISTSGNSANIVQAIQAAHDRDMTVVALTGRDGGDMASLLGQDDCEIRVPATSTARIQEVHLLVIHCLCDLIDEQLFGGVD, from the coding sequence ATGGACTTTCAATCACGCATACTTAATCACTTTAACGCCAGCATAGATACGAAGACATATGCCAGCGAAGTGCTGCCGCCTTTCATCGAAGTCGCCAGCCAAATGATGGTTCAGTGCTTAGTTAACGAAGGTAAAGTTCTCGCCTGCGGCAATGGCGGCAGCGCAGGCGATAGCCAGCACTTTTCGTCCGAGCTATTGAATCGTTTTGAACGTGAGCGCCCCAGCCTACCCGCACTAGCACTGACAACCGATACTTCAACGCTGACCTCAATCGCCAACGACTACAGTTATAATGAAGTGTTTTCCAAGCAGATCAGGGCGCTAGGCCAGCCCGGTGATGTCTTATTAGCCATTTCCACCAGCGGCAACTCAGCCAATATCGTTCAAGCCATCCAAGCGGCCCATGACCGCGACATGACGGTCGTCGCGCTAACTGGCAGAGATGGCGGCGATATGGCGTCACTACTAGGCCAGGATGACTGTGAGATTCGCGTTCCAGCAACATCCACTGCACGCATTCAAGAGGTTCACCTGCTCGTCATCCACTGCTTATGTGATTTAATTGACGAGCAGCTCTTTGGCGGAGTCGACTAA
- a CDS encoding YraN family protein, whose product MTNSYQNPNTPQTARTRGAAIEQLAAQWLQQHGLTLVTSNHHVKGGELDLVMKDQDILVFIEVKHRTTTRYGHPLETVTAQKRHRLIRAAKLYIARHAVSSPCRFDILAITGTPPALEFQWEKAAFDAY is encoded by the coding sequence ATGACCAATAGTTATCAGAATCCCAATACACCGCAAACAGCGCGGACACGGGGCGCAGCCATTGAGCAATTAGCCGCTCAATGGCTGCAGCAACATGGCTTAACGCTTGTCACTAGCAATCATCACGTTAAAGGCGGTGAGCTTGATCTTGTGATGAAAGACCAGGACATCCTGGTCTTTATCGAGGTCAAACATCGCACCACTACTCGTTACGGCCACCCCTTAGAGACCGTCACTGCACAGAAGCGCCACCGCTTAATACGAGCAGCCAAGCTTTATATCGCTCGGCATGCTGTTTCAAGTCCGTGTCGCTTTGATATCCTAGCGATCACAGGCACGCCTCCCGCGCTTGAATTCCAGTGGGAAAAAGCGGCTTTTGATGCTTACTGA
- a CDS encoding penicillin-binding protein activator — MKQSIRGLLATAFMALLITGCAMQSPSVVDRVPAQDASRLLSQAEQQAPEQAAKTRLEAANILARQGQRENAFDAADAVDENMLSESDRVRWAMLFSELARGMDDPRAVLRATQVLDDELPMQANQQETLAERQQWARQALDQAEYTKVSIPELEGVEIRRIAVALPESGPLSSVANAIASAMRRHHDLRGDNVQLNFINASQYSLDEIYQRAEQMNAQLLIGPIDKGQVTQLEQRNSVPLPTLALNYGNSASNQAPQLLQYGLSAEDEARQAARRAFQDGHRQMSIMVPDNAWGRRVGEAFWNEWQRQGGEITNAVRYNPSSAVANAVKTALNVSGDRARLGNIDALFLLALPEYARQVPPTMDYYYAPNLPIYATSHLHEGRLQTRLDQDLNDVMFIDIPWQIPDAAVGGEEALPFYSTYAELRNESDPSMFRLMAMGVDAYELGIRLSDLSALDGMNGSTGTLRLSGDGRVSRELPWAKFQNGVPSPILIPGLLNDDQ; from the coding sequence ATGAAACAGTCAATACGTGGATTACTAGCCACTGCCTTCATGGCGCTTCTGATTACAGGATGCGCTATGCAATCCCCAAGTGTGGTTGACCGCGTCCCTGCCCAGGATGCTAGCCGACTACTTAGTCAAGCAGAGCAGCAAGCGCCTGAACAAGCCGCCAAGACGCGACTCGAAGCGGCTAATATCCTCGCCAGACAAGGACAACGCGAAAATGCTTTTGACGCAGCCGATGCGGTTGATGAAAACATGCTTTCAGAATCGGATCGGGTGCGCTGGGCAATGCTTTTCTCTGAACTTGCTCGTGGCATGGACGATCCCCGCGCGGTCCTCCGCGCGACCCAGGTGCTTGACGACGAACTCCCGATGCAAGCAAACCAACAAGAAACCCTTGCAGAACGGCAGCAGTGGGCACGTCAAGCCTTGGATCAAGCTGAATATACGAAAGTATCCATACCTGAATTAGAGGGTGTCGAAATACGCCGCATAGCAGTGGCATTACCAGAATCTGGCCCACTAAGTAGCGTGGCTAACGCTATCGCTTCTGCCATGCGCCGTCATCACGACCTGCGCGGAGATAATGTACAACTTAATTTTATCAATGCGTCTCAATATTCATTAGATGAAATTTACCAACGTGCAGAGCAAATGAACGCTCAACTTTTGATTGGTCCAATTGACAAAGGTCAAGTCACCCAACTTGAGCAGCGCAATAGTGTACCACTACCGACGCTGGCCCTGAACTATGGCAACAGCGCAAGTAATCAAGCGCCTCAACTACTTCAGTATGGTTTATCTGCTGAAGATGAAGCCCGCCAAGCAGCTCGCCGAGCCTTTCAGGACGGCCACCGCCAAATGTCTATCATGGTGCCCGACAACGCCTGGGGACGGCGCGTCGGTGAAGCCTTCTGGAATGAGTGGCAACGCCAAGGCGGCGAAATCACCAATGCCGTCCGCTATAACCCTAGCAGCGCCGTAGCTAACGCAGTCAAAACAGCCCTCAATGTCAGCGGCGATCGCGCCCGCCTAGGGAACATTGATGCACTATTCTTACTGGCACTTCCCGAATACGCACGCCAAGTGCCACCCACCATGGACTACTACTACGCCCCCAACCTGCCTATCTATGCCACCTCCCATCTCCATGAAGGGCGCCTACAGACACGCTTAGATCAAGACCTAAATGATGTAATGTTTATCGATATTCCCTGGCAAATCCCTGACGCAGCAGTTGGCGGGGAAGAGGCGCTGCCCTTTTATTCGACGTATGCAGAGCTTCGCAACGAGTCAGACCCCTCAATGTTCCGTCTAATGGCAATGGGTGTGGACGCTTACGAACTTGGCATCCGCCTATCAGACTTATCAGCCCTTGACGGCATGAATGGAAGCACCGGTACGCTTCGCCTTTCAGGTGATGGCAGGGTTTCTCGAGAACTACCGTGGGCGAAATTCCAAAATGGCGTACCTTCGCCCATTTTGATCCCTGGCCTACTGAACGATGACCAATAG
- a CDS encoding penicillin-binding transpeptidase domain-containing protein, protein MKRESRGGISRQMPIAPPLAGGRFLFILIVVMVASAILVGRITLLQVIDRPFLQSQGDARTLRHEAIPAHRGMITDRNGEPLAVSTPVVTLWANPQELPTDAIQRVMLAQALGMSLDDFESRVSRYSSREFMYLRRQMTPDAAQRILDLRTPGVYQQREYKRYYPAGEVAAQLLGVTNVDDVGQEGLELSYQPYLAGHPGQRRVLKDRRGRLVRELGVIREAQPGGELTLSIDQRIQYMAYRELRAAVAEHEADGGVLVMLDARTGEVLAMANLPSYNPNNRAGLDPRGLRNQALVDVFEPGSVMKPLAMAAILESGVVDRDAVVDTSPGWMRLDQFTIRDFRNYGDLDLAGILEKSSNVGMSRLALQLSDTAIWEKYNQLGLGQAPGTGFPGEATGSLPAPVRWSRSERATLSYGYGLSVSAVQLASAYTALANNGVRLPPSLLRLSEPPQGSPAISPTVANDLLNILEASVAAYTGGRRARVEGYRVGGKTGTVRKIGQQGYTTDAYRSVFAGIAPISDPRIVTVVMIDHPRAGQFYGGAVAAPVFSSVTGNALRLLDVPPDHEVE, encoded by the coding sequence ATGAAGCGCGAAAGTCGGGGAGGGATATCCCGTCAAATGCCTATTGCGCCGCCATTAGCTGGCGGGCGCTTTTTATTTATTCTCATTGTTGTAATGGTGGCGTCAGCCATTTTAGTCGGCAGGATTACGCTGCTTCAGGTAATTGATCGCCCGTTTTTACAGAGCCAGGGTGATGCCCGTACGCTGCGCCATGAGGCAATACCCGCACACCGCGGTATGATCACTGATCGTAATGGTGAGCCTCTGGCTGTTTCTACGCCTGTTGTGACACTTTGGGCGAATCCTCAAGAGCTGCCTACCGATGCCATTCAGCGAGTAATGCTGGCCCAAGCGTTAGGCATGTCGCTCGATGACTTTGAATCCCGCGTCTCTCGCTATAGCAGTCGAGAGTTTATGTACCTTCGTCGTCAAATGACGCCGGATGCGGCCCAACGTATATTGGATTTACGTACGCCTGGTGTTTATCAACAGCGTGAATACAAACGTTATTATCCAGCCGGTGAAGTGGCGGCGCAGTTGCTGGGTGTTACCAATGTGGATGATGTGGGGCAAGAGGGGCTGGAGCTCTCTTATCAGCCCTATTTGGCGGGACATCCTGGACAACGCCGAGTCTTAAAGGATCGACGCGGTCGGTTAGTTCGTGAGTTGGGTGTTATTCGTGAAGCGCAACCTGGTGGTGAGTTAACGCTGTCGATTGATCAGCGTATTCAATATATGGCCTACCGTGAGTTGCGTGCTGCTGTCGCTGAGCATGAGGCAGACGGTGGGGTGTTGGTAATGCTCGATGCGCGCACAGGGGAGGTGTTAGCAATGGCTAACTTGCCTTCTTACAACCCGAATAACCGCGCTGGGTTGGATCCGCGAGGGTTACGCAACCAGGCACTGGTTGATGTATTTGAACCTGGGTCTGTTATGAAGCCTTTGGCGATGGCTGCAATACTGGAAAGTGGTGTTGTAGATCGCGATGCTGTCGTTGACACCTCGCCTGGCTGGATGCGCCTGGATCAGTTCACTATCCGGGACTTCCGTAATTATGGCGATTTAGATTTAGCGGGGATTCTAGAAAAATCTTCAAATGTTGGCATGTCTCGTTTAGCGCTGCAGCTAAGTGACACGGCCATTTGGGAAAAATACAATCAGCTAGGCCTTGGTCAGGCACCAGGAACAGGCTTTCCTGGTGAGGCGACGGGCAGTTTGCCAGCGCCAGTTCGCTGGTCTCGAAGTGAGCGAGCGACGCTCTCCTATGGTTACGGTCTCTCTGTTTCAGCCGTTCAATTGGCCAGTGCTTACACAGCGCTCGCCAATAATGGCGTGCGTTTACCGCCCTCGCTGTTGAGGCTTTCCGAGCCTCCTCAAGGGAGTCCTGCTATATCGCCCACAGTGGCCAATGATTTGCTGAATATTTTAGAAGCGTCGGTCGCCGCCTATACCGGTGGGCGCCGAGCGCGCGTTGAAGGCTATCGTGTGGGGGGGAAAACAGGCACGGTGCGTAAAATAGGGCAGCAAGGTTATACCACCGATGCTTATCGCAGTGTTTTTGCGGGGATTGCGCCTATTTCCGACCCGCGTATTGTTACCGTCGTTATGATTGATCACCCCCGCGCTGGCCAATTTTATGGTGGCGCAGTAGCTGCTCCGGTGTTCTCTAGCGTGACAGGTAATGCCCTACGTTTGCTGGACGTGCCACCCGATCATGAGGTCGAGTAG
- a CDS encoding UDP-N-acetylmuramoyl-tripeptide--D-alanyl-D-alanine ligase, whose amino-acid sequence MNWSLASIASALKLSVPQALCELSVTAVITDTRHIVPGCLFVALKGPRFDGHDFIEQALEKGAAAALVERPVSSLLPQLVCADTRLSLGLLARVWRQRCTLPLVAVTGNSGKTTVKEMTAALLSPLGGVLATEGNLNNDIGAPLTLLRLATHHQAGVIELGANHLGEIAWTSQLTSPNVAIITNVTGAHVGEFGGMGQIAQAKSEILAGLVEDGIAVLNRDDDYFEFWSACAGSKKVVSYGLHGDADVHASALSCDSLGRYAFTLVERGQILGDVQLPLIGKHNVSNALAAATAALALGVTPEQVVMGLCELSSLSGRLSIVPGVRNTTLLDDTYNANPGAVKAALDALANFPSPRWCALGAMGELGNESHALHAEIGHYAASLGIDTLLTFGDAARSASEAFGRGLHFDDHETLVRHVINTLPPNTTLLVKGSRSAGMENVIAALRADETR is encoded by the coding sequence ATGAACTGGTCGTTAGCTAGTATTGCCTCAGCGCTAAAGCTTTCTGTCCCGCAAGCTTTATGCGAGTTGTCGGTGACGGCGGTAATTACCGATACGCGTCATATTGTGCCGGGGTGTCTGTTTGTAGCTTTGAAGGGGCCGCGTTTTGATGGCCATGATTTTATTGAGCAGGCACTTGAGAAAGGCGCTGCAGCTGCTCTGGTTGAGCGCCCGGTAAGCAGTTTGCTTCCTCAACTGGTATGCGCTGACACGCGTTTAAGCCTTGGCCTGCTGGCGCGGGTGTGGCGTCAGCGCTGCACATTGCCACTGGTGGCTGTCACCGGCAACAGCGGTAAAACAACCGTTAAAGAGATGACGGCCGCGCTACTTTCTCCATTAGGCGGTGTGCTTGCTACCGAGGGCAACTTAAACAATGACATTGGTGCGCCGCTGACGTTGCTGCGTTTAGCAACGCACCATCAGGCAGGTGTGATTGAGCTGGGGGCTAATCATTTGGGCGAAATTGCCTGGACCAGCCAGTTGACCTCTCCTAATGTCGCCATCATTACCAATGTAACAGGCGCTCATGTCGGTGAGTTTGGCGGTATGGGGCAAATTGCCCAAGCCAAAAGCGAAATATTAGCCGGGCTAGTTGAAGATGGTATTGCGGTGCTAAACCGCGATGACGACTACTTTGAATTTTGGTCAGCCTGTGCGGGAAGCAAGAAAGTTGTAAGCTACGGCTTACATGGCGATGCGGACGTTCACGCGTCCGCACTTTCGTGCGACTCTTTGGGGCGGTATGCTTTTACGCTTGTTGAACGTGGCCAAATACTGGGCGACGTGCAGCTGCCCTTGATTGGTAAGCATAATGTGAGTAATGCTTTGGCGGCTGCTACGGCGGCTCTCGCATTAGGCGTTACGCCTGAGCAAGTAGTGATGGGGCTATGCGAATTGTCCTCATTGTCTGGTAGGTTAAGCATCGTGCCCGGCGTGCGCAATACGACGTTGTTAGACGACACGTACAACGCAAATCCTGGTGCTGTGAAAGCGGCGTTGGATGCGTTAGCGAACTTTCCTTCACCGCGCTGGTGCGCGCTTGGCGCAATGGGGGAGCTGGGCAACGAGTCTCATGCCCTACATGCTGAGATCGGTCATTACGCTGCGTCACTGGGTATCGATACATTACTGACGTTTGGTGATGCCGCCCGTTCAGCAAGTGAAGCCTTCGGTCGCGGGCTGCATTTTGACGACCACGAGACGCTAGTGCGTCATGTTATTAATACTCTGCCGCCTAACACCACACTGTTGGTGAAAGGATCGCGTAGTGCAGGCATGGAAAATGTCATTGCTGCGCTACGTGCGGATGAAACAAGGTAA
- a CDS encoding BON domain-containing protein — protein sequence MALRYSLYKLIAVATLSVILLTGCANNAASNPSNYGQRSSDVEAIDTTIEREAPRALERSDARLRDARIRAHSYNGSLLLVGQVPSEELRNKAGEVASSLRGVDQVHNELSIAANLPASQRLNDTWLTTNVMSQLATNDRIDSSKLKITTENATVYLMGMVTRDEGNRIANAVSAVGGIQRIVKVFDYMD from the coding sequence ATGGCCCTACGCTATTCTTTATACAAACTGATCGCCGTTGCGACACTAAGCGTTATTTTACTGACTGGATGTGCTAATAACGCGGCATCTAACCCTTCCAACTATGGTCAGCGCAGCAGTGATGTCGAAGCCATTGACACAACCATTGAACGTGAAGCGCCACGTGCGCTGGAGCGCTCAGACGCCCGCTTAAGAGATGCACGAATTAGAGCACATAGCTATAACGGCTCATTACTTCTGGTAGGGCAAGTGCCTAGCGAGGAACTACGTAACAAAGCAGGTGAAGTCGCCAGCTCTCTACGCGGCGTCGACCAAGTACACAACGAACTCAGCATTGCTGCAAACCTACCCGCTAGCCAACGCCTAAACGATACCTGGCTAACCACCAATGTCATGAGCCAACTCGCCACTAATGACCGCATCGACTCATCAAAGCTGAAAATCACCACAGAAAACGCGACGGTGTATCTGATGGGCATGGTAACTCGAGATGAAGGCAACCGAATTGCTAACGCAGTATCAGCGGTTGGCGGCATTCAACGAATCGTTAAAGTCTTTGACTATATGGATTGA
- the rsmH gene encoding 16S rRNA (cytosine(1402)-N(4))-methyltransferase RsmH, whose amino-acid sequence MPSPDADQVTSHFRHTSVLLEGAVDTLVHNPDGIYLDGTFGRGGHSRVILSRLSEQGRLMAMDRDPQAIAAAKDIDDPRFDITQREFARLVEYAQEQGVYGKLSGVLLDIGVSSPQLDDPERGFSFMRNGPLDMRMDPTQGESAAAFLARASESDIANVFKTYGEERYAKRLARAVVTRRVEKPFTHTVDLAEVLKEAHPAWEKGRHPATKAFQGLRIYLNGELDQLDAALEGALEVLAPGGHLVVISFHSLEDRRVKRFIRHHVRGDTHLPRGVPIRDDQLNRRLEALGKGVRPSDEEVDANPRARSAVMRAARKRV is encoded by the coding sequence ATGCCTTCTCCTGACGCTGACCAGGTCACTTCCCATTTTCGCCACACCAGCGTCTTACTAGAAGGGGCGGTAGATACACTTGTTCATAATCCCGATGGTATTTATTTAGACGGCACGTTTGGGCGAGGCGGGCACTCCCGCGTTATTCTTTCGCGCTTGAGCGAACAAGGTCGTTTAATGGCCATGGATCGTGACCCTCAAGCAATAGCAGCCGCTAAAGATATCGATGATCCTCGTTTCGACATAACGCAGCGAGAGTTCGCTCGGTTAGTTGAGTATGCACAAGAGCAAGGGGTTTACGGAAAGCTTTCAGGTGTATTGCTAGATATTGGTGTTTCTTCCCCGCAGTTAGATGATCCAGAGCGTGGCTTTAGCTTTATGCGCAACGGTCCTCTTGATATGCGTATGGACCCTACCCAAGGAGAGAGTGCAGCCGCGTTTTTAGCCCGGGCTAGCGAAAGTGATATTGCCAATGTGTTTAAAACCTATGGTGAAGAGCGTTACGCAAAGCGCTTGGCGCGTGCTGTTGTTACGCGACGTGTGGAAAAGCCTTTTACGCACACTGTTGACTTGGCCGAGGTATTGAAAGAGGCTCACCCTGCTTGGGAAAAAGGGCGTCACCCAGCGACCAAAGCGTTTCAGGGGCTGCGTATTTATTTAAATGGTGAGCTCGATCAACTGGATGCAGCGCTTGAGGGGGCATTGGAAGTGCTGGCTCCTGGGGGGCATCTGGTTGTGATTAGCTTCCACTCGCTTGAAGATCGTCGTGTAAAACGCTTCATTCGTCACCATGTGCGGGGTGATACGCACTTGCCACGGGGCGTGCCGATTCGCGATGATCAGCTAAATCGCCGTCTTGAAGCCTTGGGTAAAGGAGTACGCCCAAGTGACGAAGAGGTAGACGCTAACCCCCGGGCGCGCAGTGCCGTCATGCGAGCCGCCCGTAAACGAGTGTGA